The Brevibacillus choshinensis genome includes the window ACTTTTGACAAAGTTCTGTTGGTAAACAAGGACGGACAAGTAACTGCTGGAGCTCCAACTGTTGCTGGTGCTACGGTAACTGGTAAAGTAGAAAAACACGGTAAACAATCCAAAATTATCGTGTACAAATACAAAGCCAAGAAAAACTACCGTCGCAAACAAGGTCATCGTCAACCGTTCACCAAAGTTGTGATTGAAAAAATCAACGCTTAATTAGGTAAACGAGATGGTAACCGTAAAAGTGCAGAGAAATGAGCAAAATGAGATTGAAGCCATTACCGTTTCGGGACATGCCAACGCCGGCAAGCACGGTTCAGATATCGTCTGCTCCGCCGTTTCCGCTGTTAGCCTCGGATTGATTAATGCCTCAGATATTTTGCTCAATAGTAATCCGGATGTTCAGCTCGCAGAGAAGGACGGCGGCTTCCTGAAATGGAACGTTCGTCCTGTCGATGACCAGCTTTTGAGTGAAAAGCAGCAGCTTTTGGCTGAGAGCATGGTTGTCTCTCTATTTATGATCGCTGAGTCATACGGAAAATACGTTTCGGTTCATGATACTAAATGGCAAGGAGGTGTCTGACATGAACTTTCGTTTTCCTGTAGACCTACAGTTCTTCGCATCGAAGAAAGGGGTAGGTTCCACAAAGAACGGTCGCGATTCCATTTCCAAACGTCTGGG containing:
- the rplU gene encoding 50S ribosomal protein L21, translating into MYAIIETGGKQYKVEEGAVLFIEKLAGNEGEAVTFDKVLLVNKDGQVTAGAPTVAGATVTGKVEKHGKQSKIIVYKYKAKKNYRRKQGHRQPFTKVVIEKINA
- a CDS encoding ribosomal-processing cysteine protease Prp; translated protein: MVTVKVQRNEQNEIEAITVSGHANAGKHGSDIVCSAVSAVSLGLINASDILLNSNPDVQLAEKDGGFLKWNVRPVDDQLLSEKQQLLAESMVVSLFMIAESYGKYVSVHDTKWQGGV